In Alkalihalobacillus sp. AL-G, the genomic stretch CATGTAACGAACAAATCACCGCCGGATAAGTGTACGGTTACCTCCTGATCGCGAGTTGTTTTTCCATTTAATACAGCTGCCACAACCGCAGCACAAGCTCCTGTACCACAAGCTTGTGTTATCCCGGATCCACGTTCCCAGACTCGAAAATGCAATTCTTTATTGTTAATTACTTCGACGAATTCAACATTTACCCCTTCTGGAAATACATGGTGTTTTTCTAGGAAAGGCCCGAATGTTCGAACTGGTGCTTTATCAATATCTTTAATAAAAAAGACTGCATGTGGGTTTCCCATCGATACCCCTGTCATTTTCCATTCATGGTCCTTCATTTCAGGAAAAACAACTTCAAGCGTTTCGTTGATTATTTGGTCATCCGGGCTGCCCGCCATTGGTAAATCGGAGCGCTTCAATCGAGGTTCACCCATATTAATGGTGACCATCACCTCATCGGTTTTAGAAGGATGTACAGTCGCGTGAACATTGCCACCTAGCGTTTCGATCGTAAATGTATCTTTATCCACGATCGCATGTTCGAAAACATATTTTGCGACACACCTTAATCCATTCCCGCAATTTCTCGCTTCTGAACCATCGTTATTGAAAATCCGCATCTTCACATCTGCTTTTTCTGAAGGGCAAATAAGGATGAGCCCATCGGAACCAATTCCAGTGTTAGGGTTGGATACATCGATTGCAATTGAGGAAAGAAGGTTTTCAGATAAGCGTTCATGAAAAAGGTCTACGTAAATGTAATTGTTCCCGAGTCCATGCATTTTGGTAAACTTGAATTGATTCACCGCCTCATCCCTCCTTACCGTAATTGTTCCGTCGTCCAAAAATAATCTTCGTCCGCCCTCAAAATCGTCATTTTCGAATGACAGCAAGGCATGATCAAATGAGTTTTGATCCCTTCCTTTGCTTGATCAAGATCTTCTTCTTTTAATGAGGTTAGTATATTCTCCGTTTTGCAATACGGACATTGCTGGATGTAAATGTCCTTCATCATCTTTTCATAGGGCCATGTAGTCCGGAATGAAGACATGTTTTCCCCTCCCGCCCTTTTCTACTATATTTTCTTAGTATAATCAGCTTTTTATCATCTGACAATGAAGACACCCCAAACTGTGACAAAAAATTCACCGTAACGTCTTTGTAAAAATGAAAGAGATGACCCCGAATAGAAAGAGTCATCTCCATATTGGATTTTGATTGTCATTTTTTAGATAAGCATTCCGGCGATTGCGGCACTTAACAAGTTTGCAAGTGACCCTGCAATAATCGCTTTTAATCCAAGACGTGCGATATCCTGGCGTCGGTTTGGAGCGATTCCACCAAGTCCGCCAAGTAAGATCGCTAATGAAGAAAGGTTTGCAAACCCGCATAGCGCAAAGCTGACTACAGCGACTGTCTTCTCCTTCAGCTCAGGAATTTCAGGTCCGAATGCAGAAAACGCAACGAATTCGTTCAGTACGAGCTTTTGACCGATAAAATTCCCTGCACGAACCGCTTCGTCCCATGGAACACCGATGATAAACGCGATTGGCGCAAAAACATATCCAAGGATTAGTTCAAGAGATAATCCTTCTATACCGAACCAACTACCGACCCATCCAAACAATCCATTAAGCAAGGCGATTAAGGCTATAAACGCAAGTAGCATTGCCCCAACGTTGAGTGCAAGCTTCAGCCCATCCGAAGCACCACGTGCGGCTGCATCAATCACGTTAACCGCTTCTGTATCTCTTTCCATTTTGATTTTACCAGCTGTTTCAGATTCTTCGGTTTCCGGGATAATGATTTTTGCCATAATAAGTCCGGAAGGTGCGGCCATAAAGCTTGCTGCTAAAAGATATTCAAGTGGAACACCGAGTAAGCTGTAGCCGATTAACACTGAACCAGCAACGGAAGCCAGTCCTCCAACCATAACTGCAAAAAGTTCAGAGTTAGTCATTTTCGCAAGGTATGGACGGATGACTAGCGGTGCCTCTGTTTGTCCGACGAAAATGTTGGCAGTTGCAGAAAGTGATTCCGCTTTACTGGTGCGGAGCAGTTTCGAAATTGCTCCACCGATAATTCGGATGATCCACTGCATAATCCCTAAATAATAAAGAACCGCGATTAATGAGGAGAAGAAGATAATGATCGTCAATACTTGAAAGGCAAAGATAAAGCCCAAGCCACTCTCTTCAGCAACCAGTCCTCCGAACAAGAACTTGATTCCCTCATTAGCAAAGTTAACAATGTTTTGTACACGAGCGGAAAGCCATTCTATTCCAGCTTGTCCGGCTTCCCACTTTAAAACGATAAAGGCAAAGCCAATTTGAATCGCCAGTCCACCAAAAACCGTTCGTGGACTAATCCCTTTTTTATTGTTTGAAATTAGAAATGCAATAAGTAAGATTGTTAAAATTCCTGCGGTACCCCACAAAATTTGCATACGTGTTCACTCCCCAGATGTGTTTATGATTTTGTGTAAAACGAAAACGCTTTCTTTATGGATCGATGTACGTTGTCAGACATCTAACGTTAAACCATTACTTAATGTAACAGAAATCGATAAAAACTCAAGAGATATTTCTTACATTACTTCTCCAATATTTACTATACATTTTCCGGTAAGAGCATTTTTATATGTAGGGTACCCTTTCACAGCCGAATAGTATCCCTTAATTTTAAAATGAAGCAACATGTAGGAATCTGATTGAAGATTTTCTCTCGTTCAAGACTAGTTAAAATGCATTTGGATAATAAAATGAACGATTACGAGGAATAAATCGAAGGATAAAGTACGTTTTTTGTGTAAAAATTCGTAAATCAGTCAGGAAAATCAATTTACGCGTGAGCTGATATGCCATTTTGGAAATTTATAAGCATTAACCTCCGGGACAAACGTTTATTCGGACACGGAATCCGATAATTCGGCTACGCATAGTAAAAAAGCCCTGAGTTCAGCACTACAACTACTCGCCGACATATGCAAAAGACTCATCAAGGGGCTACTCCTAGTCCCTTGATGAGTCTTTTAAGCTTGCTCTATTAAAACATCGGATTTTCTTCTAGATATTGATATATATTATCGACAAGTTCTTCTGGTGTTTCTGCGGGTACGTAATCACCATTTACAAGTGCATAGGGTGATTGAAAGCATTGACCACAGTTTCCCAGACATCCATATTCGATTACATCCAAGTTCGGGTCCTTTTCAAGTACTTCCCTTGCCCGTTGAGATCCGTTTGCCAAATTACTGACACAAAATTCGATGATCGGTCTCATATTCAACCACCTTCTTTCCATCCTATCCTACCGCCACACTACATTCCTAGTCAACTTCTTGAACCGACAGTGTCATTTTTTCACGGATTGTTGTAGATTTGTCACAATTTCGATATACTAAAAATGACCACGGTCACCAAAGGAGATACTACCTGTGAACCGCGACCAAAAACGAACGATTACCGAAGAACGAATTGTTAAAGCCTCATTAGAATTATTTTATGAAAAAGGATATGCACAAACGAGTGTGAAAGAGATCACCGAAAAAGCTCGTATCGCAAAAGGGACGTTCTTTAATTATTTCCCTACTAAAGAAGCTCTCATGCAACATATTGCAAAAGAGCGATTAGAAAGCCTTTTCATTTTGATAAATAAAGGGTACATTTTATCACAACCGATGAAAAAACAAATAGAAGGTATTGTAAGACATTTATTGGCCTACTATGACCTCGATGCCGAATTCACTAGGGACCTGTGGGCGACCATTTTCAAATATGAAAGTCCATTGACAATGTGTTGGATTGAGATTTTAAAACGCGCAATACTAAGAGGAGAACTTCAAAAAAAAATGGATGTAAAGCGCTGTGCAAATGTTTGCAACAGCCATTTCCACTATGTGTTGTCTTCCTCACAAGAAAGCGAATCGAAAGACATGCTCGTTGATCGTTTCATGACATTGTTGGATTTTAGTATACAAGGAATTCAGGAAAAAAGGGGAAATGACAGAATGAAAAAACTCGTCATCTTAGGTGCTGGTTATGGTGGAATGAAGATTGTAAGCGGATTGCTCGAATCTTCTGATCTCCCAGAAGATATTCAAATCACACTGGTCGATCGACTTCCGTACCACTGTTTAAAAACTGAATACTACGCTCTTGCAGCCGGAACAATTTCTGATCAGCATATCCGGGTCAGCTTTCCCGAAGATTCGAGGGTCATAGTTAAATATGGTGAAGTGTCGAATATCGATTTAGCTGGAAAAACGATTCACTTTGATAACAAAGATGCTATCGATTATGACGACCTGATCATTGGGCTTGGGTGTGAAGACAAATATCACGATGTTCCTGGTGCACCCGAGAATACATTAAGCATCCAAACGATCGATAGGTCCCGCGAAACGTATCAGGTACTTAATAACCTGCCTCCACAGGGGGTTGTCGGTGTCGTCGGCGGAGGATTAAGCGGTGTTGAATTGGCAAGTGAATTGCGCGAAAGCCGTCCTGACTTAACGATTAAGCTTTTCGACCGCGGGGAAACGATCCTGTCTGCCTTCCCGAAACGATTAAGCAATTATGTACAAAACTGGTTTATCGAACATGGTGTTGAGGTTGTCAACCATTCCAACATTACGAAAGTTGAACCAAACACCCTTCACAATCATGATGAGGCGGTTACATGTGATGCCATCGTTTGGACAGCTGGAATTCAACCGAATCGACTCGTACGCGAGATGGATGTCGAAAAGGATGAATCTGGCCGGATCGTCCTTTCACCACACCATCATTTGCCGAACGACAAGCACGTTTTTGTAGTTGGTGATTGCGCAAGCCTGCCACATGCTCCAAGTGCCCAATTAGCAGAAGGCCAAGGGGACCAAATCGTCGAGGTTTTGTTAAAGTTATGGAAAAATGAACCACTTAGTAAGCTACCGAAAATCAAGCTTAAAGGTGTGCTCGGTTCACTCGGGAAAAAACACGGCTTCGGTTTGATGGGTAACACCGCCCTTACTGGAAGGGTTCCCCGCTTGCTGAAATCCGGAATCCTTTGGATGTACAAGCATCATACTTCTTAAAATGTGTGCGATTATATTAACCTTGGGGTGAAAAAGAGGATAGTTAAACGAATTGTCCACCTTTTTTCAGCTTTTATTGATAGCAATTTTTAATGAAAATGATTATAATAAAGAGTAAGAAAGGGGTAGATAGAATGGAAATGCGTGGACAAGTGGAAGAG encodes the following:
- the dapF gene encoding diaminopimelate epimerase, translated to MNQFKFTKMHGLGNNYIYVDLFHERLSENLLSSIAIDVSNPNTGIGSDGLILICPSEKADVKMRIFNNDGSEARNCGNGLRCVAKYVFEHAIVDKDTFTIETLGGNVHATVHPSKTDEVMVTINMGEPRLKRSDLPMAGSPDDQIINETLEVVFPEMKDHEWKMTGVSMGNPHAVFFIKDIDKAPVRTFGPFLEKHHVFPEGVNVEFVEVINNKELHFRVWERGSGITQACGTGACAAVVAAVLNGKTTRDQEVTVHLSGGDLFVTWTAQGEVLMAGPAVTICEGTYYYNK
- a CDS encoding NupC/NupG family nucleoside CNT transporter is translated as MQILWGTAGILTILLIAFLISNNKKGISPRTVFGGLAIQIGFAFIVLKWEAGQAGIEWLSARVQNIVNFANEGIKFLFGGLVAEESGLGFIFAFQVLTIIIFFSSLIAVLYYLGIMQWIIRIIGGAISKLLRTSKAESLSATANIFVGQTEAPLVIRPYLAKMTNSELFAVMVGGLASVAGSVLIGYSLLGVPLEYLLAASFMAAPSGLIMAKIIIPETEESETAGKIKMERDTEAVNVIDAAARGASDGLKLALNVGAMLLAFIALIALLNGLFGWVGSWFGIEGLSLELILGYVFAPIAFIIGVPWDEAVRAGNFIGQKLVLNEFVAFSAFGPEIPELKEKTVAVVSFALCGFANLSSLAILLGGLGGIAPNRRQDIARLGLKAIIAGSLANLLSAAIAGMLI
- a CDS encoding FAD-dependent oxidoreductase, with protein sequence MNRDQKRTITEERIVKASLELFYEKGYAQTSVKEITEKARIAKGTFFNYFPTKEALMQHIAKERLESLFILINKGYILSQPMKKQIEGIVRHLLAYYDLDAEFTRDLWATIFKYESPLTMCWIEILKRAILRGELQKKMDVKRCANVCNSHFHYVLSSSQESESKDMLVDRFMTLLDFSIQGIQEKRGNDRMKKLVILGAGYGGMKIVSGLLESSDLPEDIQITLVDRLPYHCLKTEYYALAAGTISDQHIRVSFPEDSRVIVKYGEVSNIDLAGKTIHFDNKDAIDYDDLIIGLGCEDKYHDVPGAPENTLSIQTIDRSRETYQVLNNLPPQGVVGVVGGGLSGVELASELRESRPDLTIKLFDRGETILSAFPKRLSNYVQNWFIEHGVEVVNHSNITKVEPNTLHNHDEAVTCDAIVWTAGIQPNRLVREMDVEKDESGRIVLSPHHHLPNDKHVFVVGDCASLPHAPSAQLAEGQGDQIVEVLLKLWKNEPLSKLPKIKLKGVLGSLGKKHGFGLMGNTALTGRVPRLLKSGILWMYKHHTS
- a CDS encoding YuzB family protein, translating into MRPIIEFCVSNLANGSQRAREVLEKDPNLDVIEYGCLGNCGQCFQSPYALVNGDYVPAETPEELVDNIYQYLEENPMF